Proteins encoded by one window of Arachis ipaensis cultivar K30076 chromosome B04, Araip1.1, whole genome shotgun sequence:
- the LOC107639133 gene encoding brefeldin A-inhibited guanine nucleotide-exchange protein 2: MASSEADSRLVQVIIPALEKIIKNASWRKHAKLAHECKSVIETLTSPQSQQQQSNPQSPGSEDGAADPEASVPGPLNGGGAIEYSLAESESILRPLINAANSGVLKIAEPAVDALQKLIAHGYLRGEADPAGGCPEAKLLANLIESVCKCHDLGDDAVELLVLKSLLSAVTSISLRIHGDCLLLIVRTCYDIYLGSKNVVNQTTAKASLIQMLVIVFRRMEADSSTVPVQPIVVAELMAPVEKSDADNSITQSVQGFITKVMQDIDGVLNPATPSSRVSALGGHDGAFETTTTATVETTNPADLLDSSDKDMLDAKYWEISMYKTALEGRKGELVDGEVVERDDDMEIQIGNKLRRDAFLVFRALCKLSMKTPPKEASADPQLMKGKIVALELLKILLENAGAVFRTSDRFLDAIKQYLCLSLLKNSASNLMIVFQLSCSIFISLVARFRAGLKAEIGVFFPMIVLRVLENVAQPNFQQKMIVLRFLEKLCDDSQILVDIFINYDCDVNSSNIFERMVNGLLKTAQGIPPGVTTTVLPPQEETLKLEALKCLVAVLKSMGDWMNKQLRIPEPLSSKKVEAVDNGHEAGGHPMVNGNGEESAEGSETHSEISNDASDVSTIEQRRAYKLELQEGISLFNRKPKKGIEYLINANKVGNSPEDIAAFLKDASGLNKTLIGDYLGERDEMSLKVMHAYVDSFDFQGMQFDEAIRVLLQGFRLPGEAQKIDRIMEKFAERYCKCNPKVFSSADTAYVLAYSVIMLNTDAHNPMVKNKMSADDFIKNNRGIDDGKDVPEEYLRSLYERISKNEIKMKDVDLETQQRQAVNPNRLLGLDSILNIVIRKRGEDSTMGTSDDLIRRMQEQFKEKARKTESVYYAATDVVILRFMIEACWAPMLAAFSVPLDQSDDEVVISLCLEGFRYAIHVTSVMSMKTHRDAFVTSLAKFTSLHSPADIKQKNVDAIKVIVTIADEDGNYLQEAWEHILTCVSRFEHLHLLGEGAPPDATFFAFPQNDSEKTKQAKSTILPVLKKKGPGRMQYAASTVMRGSYDSSGIGSNASGAVTSEQVNSLVSNLNMLEQVGSSEMNRIFTRSQKLNSEAIIDFVKALCKVSMEELRSPTDPRVFSLTKIVEIAHYNMNRIRLVWSSIWHVLSDFFVTIGCSGNLSIAIFAMDSLRQLSMKFLEREELANYNFQNEFMKPFVIVMRRSSAVEIRELIIRCVSQMVLSRVNNVKSGWKSMFQVFTTAAYDDHRNIVLLAFEIIEKIIRDYFPYITETETTTFTDCVNCLIAFTNSRFNKEISLNAIAFLRVCATKLAEGDLGFSSRNKDKETSGKILSPSPRTGKEGKLENGDLTDKEDHLYFWFPLLAGLSELSFDPRPEIRQSALQVLFETLRNHGHLFSLPLWXXXXXXVLFPIFDYVRHAIDPAGSSSQINELEIDGELDQDAWLYETCTLALQLVVDLFVNFYSTVNPLLRKVLILLVSFIKRPHQSLAGIGIAAFVRLMSNAGELFSDEKWLEVVLSLKEAANATLPNFSFLDSGDSVIINDQRASTAEEDNDPADESSSPNNLESFRTRRLHAYLSDAKCRAAVQLLLIQAVMEIYNMYRPQLSAKSILVLFDALHDVASHAHKINSNIILRSKLQEFGSMTQMQDPPLLRLENESYQICLTFLQNLLVDRPNEAAEVETHLVRLCQEVLEFYIKVAGSGQVSESSRGAQQHWLIPLGSGKRRELATRAPLIVAAIQAICNLGDVCFEKNLAQFFPLFSSLISCEHGSTEVQVALSDMLSLSVGPVLLRSC; this comes from the exons ATGGCTTCTTCGGAAGCCGATTCCCGGCTGGTCCAGGTCATCATCCCGGCGCTtgagaagatcatcaagaacgcATCGTGGCGGAAGCACGCCAAGCTCGCTCACGAGTGCAAGTCCGTCATCGAAACCCTAACCTCACCGCAATCACAGCAGCAGCAGAGCAATCCTCAGTCGCCGGGGTCCGAAGACGGCGCCGCCGATCCCGAAGCCTCAGTCCCCGGTCCGCTCAACGGCGGCGGCGCCATCGAGTACTCCCTCGCGGAGTCCGAATCAATCCTCCGGCCTCTCATCAACGCCGCCAACTCCGGCGTCCTGAAGATAGCTGAGCCAGCCGTTGATGCTCTTCAGAAGCTCATCGCCCATGGTTACCTCCGCGGCGAGGCTGACCCCGCCGGTGGCTGCCCTGAGGCGAAGCTTCTCGCGAATCTTATCGAATCCGTCTGCAAGTGCCACGATCTCGGCGATGATGCCGTCGAATTGCTGGTTCTGAAGTCTCTTTTATCTGCAGTAACCTCAATTTCACTGAGAATCCACGGTGATTGCTTGCTTTTGATTGTGAGAACTTGTTATGATATATACCTTGGTAGCAAGAATGTGGTGAATCAAACAACGGCGAAGGCTTCGTTGATTCAGATGCTTGTGATTGTTTTTAGGAGAATGGAGGCGGATTCCTCCACAGTTCCGGTTCAGCCGATTGTTGTGGCTGAACTGATGGCGCCTGTGGAGAAATCTGATGCAGATAACTCGATTACACAGTCTGTGCAGGGTTTTATAACGAAGGTTATGCAGGACATTGATGGGGTTTTGAACCCTGCTACGCCGAGTAGCAGGGTTTCCGCATTGGGAGGCCACGATGGTGCATTTGAGACCACTACCACTGCCACTGTGGAGACCACGAATCCGGCGGATTTGTTGGATTCCAGTGACAAGGACATGCTGGATGCGAAGTATTGGGAGATCAGTATGTACAAGACTGCATTGGAAGGGAGGAAAGGGGAGCTTGTGGATGGCGAGGTGGTGGAGAGGGATGATGATATGGAGATCCAGATTGGGAATAAGCTGAGGAGGGATGCATTTTTGGTGTTCAGGGCACTTTGTAAGTTATCTATGAAGACACCCCCTAAGGAGGCGTCCGCAGATCCGCAGCTGATGAAGGGGAAGATTGTGGCCCTAGAGCTGTTGAAGATCTTGCTGGAGAATGCTGGAGCTGTCTTCAGGACTAGCGACAG GTTTTTGGATGCCATTAAGCAGTACTTATGCTTATCATTGTTGAAGAACAGTGCATCAAATCTTATGATTGTTTTTCAACTATCATGCTCCATATTCATCAGTCTGGTTGCTAGATTTAGAGCTGGATTGAAGGCAGAAATTGGTGTTTTTTTCCCTATGATTGTCCTCAGAGTTCTAGAAAATGTTGCTCAACCTAATTTTCAGCAAAAAATGATAGTCCTCCGTTTTCTGGAGAAGCTTTGTGATGATTCACAGATATTGGTGGACATTTTTATCAACTATGACTGCGATGTCAATTCGTCAAACATATTTGAGAG GATGGTCAATGGACTTCTTAAAACTGCCCAAGGAATCCCTCCTGGTGTAACCACCACGGTTTTGCCACCTCAAGAGGAAACATTAAAGCTTGAAGCATTGAAATGCTTGGTTGCTGTATTAAAATCTATGGGAGATTGGATGAACAAACAGTTGCGCATTCCAGAACCTCTTTCATCAAAGAAAGTGGAAGCAGTTGATAATGGGCATGAGGCTGGAGGTCATCCTATGGTAAATGGGAATGGAGAAGAGTCAGCTGAAGGATCAGAAACTCATTCTGAGATCTCCAATGATGCATCTGATGTTTCCACCATTGAGCAACGCCGGGCATATAAATTGGAACTCCAG GAAGGTATATCATTGTTTAATAGGAAGCCTAAGAAAGGAATTGAATACCTCATTAATGCCAACAAAGTGGGTAACTCTCCGGAAGATATAGCTGCTTTTCTTAAAGATGCTTCTGGGTTGAACAAGACTCTGATTGGTGATTATCTGGGAGAAAGGGATGAAATGTCCTTGAAAGTAATGCATGCCTATGTGGATTCTTTTGACTTTCAAGGGATGCAATTTGATGAGGCAATCAGGGTTCTCCTTCAGGGATTTAGACTGCCTGGTGAGGCCCAAAAAATTGATCGAATCATGGAGAAGTTTGCCGAACGTTATTGCAAATGTAATCCAAAAGTTTTTTCCAGTGCTGATACAGCTTATGTCCTTGCTTATTCTGTGATCATGCTCAATACTGATGCTCACAATCCAATGGTGAAGAACAAG ATGTCTGCTGATGATTTCATTAAAAACAATCGTGGAATAGATGATGGAAAAGATGTGCCAGAGGAATACTTGAGGTCCTTGTACGAGAGAATATCTAAAAATGAGATCAAAATGAAAGATGTTGATTTGGAAACCCAACAAAGACAAGCTGTGAATCCTAATAGACTGTTGGGTTTGGATAGTATTTTGAACATTGTGATCCGTAAGCGTGGGGAAGACAGTACTATGGGGACTAGTGATGATTTAATCCGACGTATGCAAGAACAATTCAAAGAAAAAGCTCGCAAGACAGA GTCAGTCTATTATGCTGCCACGGATGTCGTAATTCTTAGATTCATGATTGAAGCCTGCTGGGCTCCGATGTTAGCTGCCTTCAGTGTTCCTCTTGATCAAAGTGATGATGAAGTTGTAATATCTCTCTGTCTTGAAGGCTTCCGCTATGCTATTCATGTTACTTCTGTAATGTCCATGAAGACTCATAGAGATGCTTTTGTAACCTCATTGGCAAAGTTTACTTCCCTGCATTCTCCTGCTGATATTAAGCAGAAAAATGTAGACGCAATCAAG GTCATAGTTACTATTGCTGACGAGGATGGGAATTACTTACAAGAAGCATGGGAGCATATTTTGACCTGTGTTTCCCGATTTGAGCATCTACATCTTCTTGGAGAGGGCGCTCCTCCAGATGCGACATTCTTTGCTTTTCCTCAGAATGATTCTGAAAAAACAAAGCAAGCAAAATCAACTATTCTTCCTGTCTTGAAGAAGAAGGGACCTGGGAGAATGCAGTATGCAGCTTCCACGGTAATGAGGGGTTCATATGATAGTTCTGGAATTGGCAGTAATGCTTCTGGAGCTGTCACGTCGGAACAGGTGAACAGTCTAGTTTCTAATTTGAATATGTTGGAACAAGTTGGAAGCTCGGAAATGAACCGCATATTTACTCGGAGTCAGAAGTTGAACAGTGAGGCCATAATAGATTTTGTTAAGGCTCTATGCAAGGTCTCCATGGAGGAATTGAGATCTCCCACTGATCCACGGGTGTTCAGTCTTACAAAAATAGTTGAGATTGC GCATTATAATATGAACCGCATCAGGCTTGTGTGGTCAAGTATTTGGCATGTTCTCTCAGATTTCTTTGTAACCATTGGCTGTTCCGGAAACCTTTCAATTGCAATTTTTGCAATGGATTCCTTGCGTCAGTTGTCAATGAAATTTCTAGAGCGGGAAGAGTTGGCTAACTATAATTTTCAGAATGAATTTATGAAGCCTTTTGTCATTGTTATGCGAAGGAGTAGTGCTGTTGAAATTAGAGAACTTATCATCAGATGTGTCTCTCAAATGGTTCTATCTCGTGTGAACAATGTCAAATCAGGATGGAAGAGCATG TTTCAGGTATTCACAACAGCGGCATATGATGACCACAGAAATATTGTACTCTTGGCTTTTGAAATTATTGAGAAGATTATTCGTGATTACTTCCCCTACATCACCGAGACAGAAACCACCACCTTTACAGATTGTGTGAATTGTCTGATTGCATTCACCAATAGTAGATTTAACAAAGAGATTAGCTTAAATGCCATTGCTTTTCTTCGAGTCTGTGCAACTAAACTAGCAGAAGGAGACCTTGGTTTTTCATCAAGGAATAAGGACAAGGAAACTTCTGGAAAGATTTTGTCACCATCACCTCGAACAGGAAAAGAGGGAAAACTTGAAAATGGAGATTTAACAGACAAGGAAGATCATCTCTATTTCTGGTTTCCTTTATTGGCCG GTTTGTCTGAGCTTAGCTTTGATCCAAGGCCCGAGATTAGGCAGAGTGCCTTGCAAGTCCTATTTGAAACCTTACGCAATCATGGCCACCTCTTTTCATTACCTTTATGG NNNNNNNNNNNNNNNNNNGTCCTATTCCCAATATTTGATTATGTACGTCATGCTATTGATCCCGCAGGAAGTAGCTCACAGATCAATGAATTGGAGATTGATGGTGAGCTTGATCAAGATGCATGGCTTTATGAAACATGCACACTAGCCCTCCAATTGGTGGTAGATCTTTTTGTCAACTTCTACAGCACTGTCAATCCTCTTTTAAGAAAGGTGCTGATACTCCTTGTTAGCTTTATAAAGCGCCCACATCAAAGCCTTGCTGGCATTGGTATTGCTGCATTTGTTCGTTTGATGAGTAATGCTGGAGAGCTATTTTCAGATGAGAAGTGGTTAGAAGTGGTTTTGTCACTAAAAGAGGCTGCAAATGCAACACTACCTAACTTTTCATTCCTTGACAGTGGAGACTCCGTGATTATAAATGATCAGCGTGCTTCAACAGCTGAAGAAGATAATGATCCTGCTGATGAGTCTAGCTCACCCAATAATTTAGAAAGCTTTAGAACTCGTCGTCTTCATGCATATTTATCTGATGCAAAATGCCGAGCTGCTGTTCAGCTTTTATTGATTCAG GCGGTGATGGAGATATACAACATGTACCGTCCTCAACTTTCAGCAAAATCAATTCTTGTCCTGTTTGATGCTTTGCATGATGTGGCATCACATGCACACAAGATTAACAGCAATATTATTTTGCGCTCAAAGTTGCAAGAGTTTGGTTCAATGACCCAAATGCAAGACCCTCCGCTGTTACGCCTTGAGAATGAGTCCTACCAAATATGCCTCACATTTTTACAGAACCTACTTGTTGACAGGCCTAATGAGGCCGCTGAGGTGGAGACTCATTTGGTCCGGCTTTGTCAGGAGGTCTTGGAGTTCTACATTAAAGTTGCAGGTTCTGGACAAGTATCTGAATCTTCTCGTGGTGCACAACAACATTGGTTAATTCCTTTAGGCTCTGGTAAGCGAAGAGAACTAGCTACACGCGCACCTCTCATTGTGGCTGCTATCCAGGCTATTTGTAATTTGGGAGATGTGTGCTTTGAGAAGAATCTGGCTCAGTTTTTTCCCCTTTTCTCAAGCTTGATAAGTTGCGAACATGGGTCAACTGAGGTCCAGGTAGCACTCAGCGACATGCTTAGTTTATCAGTTGGTCCTGTTTTGCTACGGTCATGTTGA
- the LOC107636251 gene encoding probable calcium-binding protein CML23: MFETFKTFFTFLERKTKFLGLNQPKSMDMIDCCYTRKPNNNGFSSSSSSKVSLPSSFVDMGISNQLKHVFKLIDTNGDGKISTTELSEFLSSCIGYKKSIAAKETESMFSVLDSNGDGFVDLDEFMVVMNENDKKDNNNNNNDDEEENDYLMDAFLVFDTDKNGLISAKELNRVLMSLGFDQCSEKECKNMIKGVDKNGDGFVDFEEFKSMMKSRHAN, from the coding sequence ATGTTTGAAACTTTTAAAACTTTCTTCACTTTTCTTGAAAGAAAGACCAAATTCCTTGGCCTCAATCAGCCAAAGAGCATGGATATGATTGATTGCTGCTACACCAGAAAACCAAACAACAATGggttctcatcatcatcatcatccaaggTATCATTACCCTCTTCTTTTGTTGATATGGGAATCTCTAACCAATTGAAGCATGTTTTCAAGCTCATTGACACCAATGGTGATGGCAAGATATCAACCACCGAACTCAGTGAGTTTCTCTCATCATGCATTGGATACAAGAAATCCATAGCTGCAAAAGAAACTGAGAGCATGTTTAGTGTGTTGGATTCAAATGGAGATGGGTTCGTTGACTTGGATGAATTCATGGTTGTTATGAATGAAAATGACAAaaaggataataataataataataatgatgatgaagaagaaaatgaTTATTTAATGGATGCTTTTCTTGTGTTTGACACTGATAAGAATGGTTTAATCTCAGCTAAGGAGCTAAATAGGGTTTTGATGAGTTTAGGGTTTGATCAGTGCAGTGAGAAAGAGTGCAAGAACATGATCAAAGGGGTTGATAAGAATGGAGATGGGTTTGTAGACTTTGAAGAATTCAAGTCCATGATGAAATCAAGACATGCCAATTAA